In Dyadobacter subterraneus, a single genomic region encodes these proteins:
- a CDS encoding glycosyltransferase: MSNLIQPVKVSILLAARNEEANIERCLKSLDALQFPKENLEICIGDDDSSDKTAEIIQAYIKEKPQFKYYKISQQTDGLKGKANVLAQLAHVTTGDFLFFCDADIAVPTGWITNMLPFFMENTGIVVGLTRMKKSRFFADFLSLEWLFTLTVMRFFSLFNIGITGLGNNMAVSRKAYDSVGGYEGIGFSIVEDYALFMAIVKNKFDFVQTYIPEIIAISEPVKTFKELTIQRKRWMHGIMQSPLVLRICLIISALLIPVIAVIAIWDPERSLRMLIQNYMLITAIVLVPVILLKQKDLWKAVFLFWFYLIGISVLMLIIHMLPGKTTWKERTY; encoded by the coding sequence ATGTCTAATCTAATACAACCAGTTAAAGTAAGTATTTTGTTGGCCGCCCGCAATGAAGAGGCAAATATTGAACGTTGTTTAAAATCGCTTGACGCTCTGCAATTTCCAAAAGAAAATCTGGAAATATGTATTGGAGACGATGATTCTTCTGACAAAACTGCCGAAATCATCCAAGCTTATATTAAGGAAAAACCTCAGTTTAAATACTATAAAATTTCTCAACAAACAGATGGTTTAAAGGGAAAAGCTAATGTTTTGGCTCAGCTTGCACACGTTACAACGGGTGATTTTCTGTTTTTTTGCGACGCTGATATAGCTGTTCCAACTGGCTGGATTACTAACATGTTGCCGTTTTTCATGGAAAATACCGGCATTGTTGTAGGCTTAACAAGAATGAAAAAAAGCCGTTTTTTTGCAGATTTCCTTTCTCTCGAATGGCTGTTTACTTTAACAGTAATGCGTTTTTTCTCTTTGTTTAATATTGGAATAACGGGTCTGGGGAATAATATGGCAGTTTCCAGAAAAGCTTATGACTCCGTTGGTGGTTATGAAGGAATCGGGTTTTCCATCGTGGAAGATTATGCGCTTTTCATGGCTATTGTAAAAAATAAATTTGACTTTGTACAAACCTACATTCCTGAAATTATAGCTATTTCCGAGCCGGTCAAAACTTTTAAAGAACTAACGATCCAAAGAAAAAGGTGGATGCACGGCATCATGCAGTCACCGCTTGTACTCCGTATTTGCCTCATCATATCAGCACTTTTAATTCCTGTTATCGCAGTCATTGCCATCTGGGATCCGGAACGAAGTTTAAGAATGCTTATTCAAAACTACATGCTGATCACCGCGATTGTACTTGTGCCGGTAATTTTATTGAAACAAAAAGATTTATGGAAAGCAGTTTTTCTCTTTTGGTTTTATCTTATCGGTATCAGCGTACTAATGCTGATAATTCATATGCTGCCAGGTAAAACCACCTGGAAAGAGAGAACTTATTGA
- a CDS encoding asparaginase yields the protein MSYNTIHINPISPEPPRASVLVIYTGGTLGMVYETKGKQLVPFNFEQVIERVPEIRRLDFEITFLTLNEPIDSSNMNPEIWIELAQIIFDNYEKFDSFVILHGTDTMAYSASGLSFLLENLNKPVILTGAQLPIGVARSDARENFITALELAAATNEDGTPILSEVCIYFNSHLLRGNRSKKQESSDFNAFHSENYPLLANAGVRIDWNLPFIKTFEEGKKLEIQSKLDTNVAFLKLFPGINKQVVKSILGIEGLKGIVMETYGAGNAPTEPWFLQEIQNTIERGVIIFNVSQCDGGRVAQGHYQTSKFLKQVGVVSGSDITAEAAITKMMYVFGKESDHSKCVEMLKNPMRGEMTI from the coding sequence ATGTCTTACAATACAATCCACATAAATCCGATTTCTCCTGAGCCACCTCGCGCTTCTGTTCTTGTCATTTATACCGGAGGAACTTTGGGTATGGTTTACGAAACAAAGGGGAAACAGCTGGTGCCATTTAATTTTGAGCAGGTTATTGAAAGAGTTCCGGAAATAAGACGGCTGGATTTTGAAATTACATTTTTGACATTAAATGAGCCGATTGATTCATCCAATATGAATCCGGAAATATGGATTGAACTTGCACAGATTATTTTTGACAATTACGAAAAGTTTGACAGTTTCGTCATTCTGCACGGAACGGATACGATGGCCTATTCGGCTTCCGGATTAAGTTTTTTACTTGAAAATTTGAACAAACCGGTAATCCTGACTGGCGCGCAATTACCAATCGGTGTTGCCAGATCGGATGCGCGTGAAAATTTTATAACGGCTTTGGAACTGGCAGCTGCAACAAATGAAGATGGCACACCTATCCTATCCGAAGTTTGTATTTATTTCAATTCCCATCTGCTTCGCGGTAACCGTTCAAAAAAACAGGAGAGTTCTGATTTTAACGCTTTTCACTCCGAAAATTATCCACTTCTGGCAAATGCAGGCGTAAGAATCGACTGGAATTTGCCCTTCATCAAAACTTTTGAAGAAGGTAAAAAGCTCGAAATTCAATCCAAACTGGATACCAACGTAGCTTTCCTGAAATTGTTTCCTGGCATTAACAAACAGGTTGTAAAATCAATTTTAGGAATTGAAGGATTGAAAGGAATAGTAATGGAGACTTATGGAGCAGGCAACGCTCCTACCGAACCATGGTTTTTGCAAGAAATACAAAATACTATTGAACGAGGAGTAATTATATTTAATGTTTCTCAATGCGACGGCGGTCGTGTGGCTCAGGGACATTACCAAACCAGTAAATTCCTGAAACAGGTCGGTGTGGTAAGTGGTTCAGACATCACGGCCGAAGCTGCCATTACTAAAATGATGTATGTTTTTGGTAAAGAATCAGATCATTCGAAATGCGTTGAAATGCTTAAAAATCCAATGCGTGGGGAAATGACGATTTGA
- a CDS encoding polysaccharide deacetylase family protein, producing MFLHYSPFWLKAIYPRYKWHVPTAEKEIFLTFDDGPIPDITEFVLDTLKQFEAKATFFCIGDNVKKHPAIFSKVISEGHSIGNHTFNHMNGWKSKDQEYLANIELCEKQLKLETNLFRPPYGRMKKSQSRQLPESKEIIMWDVLSGDFSAAVKPEVCLEKTIKYARPGSIVLFHDSLKAAKNMQYTLPRFLEHFSNKDYQFKALPMS from the coding sequence ATGTTTTTACATTATTCTCCATTCTGGTTAAAAGCGATATACCCACGTTATAAATGGCACGTTCCAACCGCGGAAAAAGAAATTTTTCTGACTTTTGATGACGGACCAATTCCTGATATTACAGAATTTGTACTGGATACATTGAAACAGTTTGAAGCCAAAGCAACATTTTTTTGCATTGGTGATAATGTAAAAAAACATCCGGCTATTTTCTCAAAAGTGATTAGTGAAGGCCATTCCATTGGAAACCATACATTCAATCACATGAATGGCTGGAAAAGTAAAGATCAGGAATATCTGGCAAATATCGAGTTGTGTGAAAAACAGCTCAAACTTGAAACTAATCTTTTTCGTCCGCCTTATGGAAGAATGAAAAAAAGTCAGTCGAGGCAACTCCCTGAATCCAAGGAAATTATTATGTGGGACGTTTTGAGCGGAGATTTTTCTGCCGCGGTAAAGCCGGAAGTCTGTCTTGAAAAGACAATAAAATACGCCCGTCCTGGCTCGATTGTTTTATTTCATGACAGCCTCAAAGCGGCAAAAAATATGCAATATACTTTACCACGCTTTTTGGAACATTTTTCAAACAAAGATTACCAGTTTAAAGCGTTACCAATGAGCTGA
- a CDS encoding SMP-30/gluconolactonase/LRE family protein, producing the protein MKHISFILLLFFVHFLKAQSPAENYAVDPASEEQPGVPKGEVLKFTFENSKIFPGTWREYWVYIPAQYKADKPACVYVNQDGIQWKAPTVFDNLIHKGEMPVTIGVFVMHGKVKAENSNEALDRFNRSFEFDGLGDAYAKFILDEILPEVEKQKASDGRAIKLSKNGNDRAIGGSSSGAVCAFTAAWERPDALTRVFSAIGTYIGLRGADRYPTLIRKYEPKPLRIYLQDGSNDLNIYAGDWWMANQTMLRALTFSGYEVNHQWGEGGHNGKQGTAVFPDAMRYLWKDWPKSVPTGKSQNQFLSTLLLPEQNWELVGEGYRFTEGPTVNQAGDLFFQDIPNGKTYKVGNTNKVEIVNETSYNATGAEFDKDGNRYEVAQKASSIVKYSPDGKKVDIATNIVGNDLTVANNGNVYVTVPDGKEKPSSIFLIRPNGEKVEVDKGLLYANGLTLSPDQTLLYVTESASHWVYAYQILKDGTLGSKQKFGWLHVRDVDENAWGDGLTCDRDGRIYVTTKAGIQILDQTGRVNAILPTPNGNASNVAFGGKDFNILFVTANDKVYKRKLNAKGANNWDKPNKPEAPKL; encoded by the coding sequence ATGAAACATATTTCATTTATTCTGCTGTTATTTTTCGTTCATTTTTTGAAAGCACAAAGTCCTGCTGAAAACTATGCAGTGGATCCAGCCTCGGAAGAGCAGCCGGGTGTACCAAAAGGTGAGGTATTGAAATTCACCTTTGAAAACTCCAAAATATTTCCGGGAACCTGGCGTGAATACTGGGTTTATATTCCGGCTCAATATAAAGCAGATAAGCCCGCTTGTGTGTATGTCAACCAAGACGGAATTCAGTGGAAAGCGCCAACGGTTTTTGATAATCTGATTCATAAAGGCGAAATGCCGGTTACCATCGGCGTTTTTGTAATGCATGGAAAAGTGAAGGCGGAGAATTCAAATGAAGCACTCGACCGTTTTAACAGGAGTTTTGAATTCGACGGATTGGGCGATGCTTATGCGAAATTTATTCTGGATGAAATTTTACCCGAAGTCGAAAAGCAAAAAGCAAGTGATGGCCGAGCTATAAAATTATCAAAAAACGGAAATGACCGGGCCATTGGCGGATCAAGCAGTGGAGCCGTTTGTGCTTTTACGGCAGCCTGGGAAAGGCCGGATGCGCTCACCCGGGTTTTCAGCGCAATTGGAACCTATATTGGTCTGCGTGGTGCTGATCGTTACCCGACTTTAATTCGAAAATACGAACCCAAACCGTTAAGAATATATTTGCAGGATGGTAGCAACGACCTCAACATTTATGCCGGCGACTGGTGGATGGCGAATCAAACAATGCTTCGCGCCTTGACTTTTTCAGGTTACGAAGTAAATCACCAGTGGGGTGAGGGAGGGCATAATGGGAAACAGGGAACTGCCGTTTTTCCCGATGCTATGCGTTATTTATGGAAAGACTGGCCTAAATCTGTGCCGACTGGAAAAAGCCAGAATCAGTTTCTCTCGACGTTGTTGCTGCCCGAACAAAACTGGGAATTGGTTGGAGAAGGATATCGATTTACCGAAGGTCCAACCGTAAATCAAGCCGGCGATTTGTTTTTTCAGGATATTCCAAATGGAAAAACATATAAAGTTGGGAATACTAATAAGGTAGAAATTGTCAATGAGACTTCGTATAATGCTACTGGTGCCGAGTTTGATAAAGACGGGAATCGCTATGAAGTTGCCCAAAAAGCATCGTCGATTGTTAAGTATTCGCCGGATGGGAAAAAGGTGGATATTGCGACTAACATCGTTGGAAATGATTTGACTGTTGCAAATAATGGAAATGTCTATGTAACGGTTCCCGACGGTAAAGAAAAACCGTCCTCAATTTTTCTGATCAGGCCAAACGGAGAAAAAGTCGAGGTCGATAAAGGTCTGCTTTATGCCAACGGACTGACACTTTCCCCGGATCAGACCTTACTATATGTTACGGAATCGGCCTCGCATTGGGTTTATGCTTATCAGATTTTGAAAGACGGAACATTGGGAAGCAAGCAAAAATTTGGCTGGCTGCATGTACGTGACGTCGACGAAAATGCCTGGGGAGACGGCCTGACCTGTGATCGTGACGGGAGGATTTATGTTACCACAAAAGCGGGAATCCAGATCCTTGATCAAACCGGCCGGGTAAATGCAATTTTACCAACTCCTAATGGAAATGCTTCCAATGTGGCTTTCGGCGGAAAAGATTTTAACATTCTCTTTGTCACTGCAAATGACAAAGTCTACAAACGTAAATTGAATGCAAAAGGAGCGAATAACTGGGATAAACCAAATAAACCAGAAGCTCCCAAATTATAG
- a CDS encoding glutamate synthase subunit beta, giving the protein MGKPTGFIEFERELPKKRAVEERLHDYKEIETAPIESKSKEQAARCMDCGIPFCHNGCPLGNIIPEFNDAVYDGNWGLAYEILASTNNFPEFTGRICPAPCEASCVLGINKPPVAIEFIEKSIVEKAFELGLVKPRFPQKRTGKKVAVVGSGPAGMAAANQLNQAGHTVSLLERADKIGGLLRYGIPDFKLEKKVIDRRLAVMQEEGIEFITNVNVGVDIKADELLNEYDAVVLTMGSTVPRDLNIEGRQLKGVHYAMEFLSQQNKRVADIFPEVDHQGKKYAHGQLLATGKNVVVIGGGDTGSDCVGTSNRHGAKSVTQIELMPVPPKDRDTSTPWPNWPMMLRTSTSHEEGCERHWSINTKSFIGDENGNLSGLKIVELDWQKDPETGRMQMKEVAGSEQVLPCELALLAAGFLHPQQEGLLKDLDLEFDERGNIKANGYQSTTNEKVFAAGDCRRGQSLVVWAISEGREAARAVDEFLMGESFLEAKAVSMLNPVFAHA; this is encoded by the coding sequence ATGGGAAAGCCAACCGGATTTATTGAGTTTGAAAGGGAATTACCAAAGAAAAGAGCCGTTGAAGAACGTCTTCATGATTATAAAGAAATTGAAACAGCACCAATAGAGTCAAAATCCAAGGAGCAGGCAGCACGTTGTATGGACTGCGGAATTCCTTTTTGCCATAACGGTTGTCCGCTGGGAAATATCATCCCGGAATTCAACGACGCCGTTTATGACGGAAACTGGGGATTGGCTTATGAAATATTAGCATCGACAAATAACTTCCCGGAATTTACGGGAAGAATTTGTCCAGCGCCCTGCGAAGCATCCTGTGTTTTGGGAATTAACAAACCACCGGTTGCAATTGAATTTATTGAAAAATCAATTGTTGAAAAAGCATTTGAACTTGGTCTTGTTAAACCAAGATTTCCTCAGAAACGTACTGGTAAAAAAGTTGCGGTTGTAGGTTCTGGTCCTGCTGGTATGGCTGCGGCAAATCAGTTGAACCAGGCTGGTCATACAGTTTCGTTGCTTGAAAGAGCTGATAAAATCGGTGGACTGCTACGTTACGGTATCCCTGATTTCAAACTTGAAAAGAAAGTAATCGACCGTCGTCTTGCTGTGATGCAGGAAGAAGGAATTGAGTTTATTACCAACGTAAATGTTGGTGTGGATATCAAAGCGGACGAACTTTTAAACGAATACGATGCAGTAGTTTTAACTATGGGATCAACGGTTCCAAGAGATTTGAATATTGAAGGCCGTCAATTGAAGGGAGTTCATTATGCGATGGAATTTTTGAGTCAACAAAATAAACGTGTGGCTGATATTTTCCCGGAAGTAGATCACCAGGGCAAGAAATATGCACATGGTCAGCTTTTGGCAACCGGTAAAAACGTGGTAGTAATTGGTGGTGGTGATACTGGATCCGATTGTGTTGGAACTTCAAACCGTCATGGTGCAAAATCTGTAACGCAGATCGAGCTGATGCCAGTTCCTCCAAAAGATCGTGACACAAGTACACCTTGGCCAAACTGGCCGATGATGCTTCGTACTTCTACCTCACATGAAGAAGGTTGTGAAAGACATTGGTCCATCAACACAAAATCTTTTATTGGAGACGAAAACGGTAATCTTTCCGGGTTGAAAATTGTTGAGCTTGACTGGCAAAAAGATCCTGAAACCGGCCGCATGCAAATGAAGGAAGTAGCAGGAAGCGAGCAGGTATTGCCTTGTGAACTTGCACTTTTGGCAGCAGGATTTTTGCATCCTCAGCAGGAAGGACTTTTGAAAGATCTTGACCTGGAATTTGATGAACGTGGTAACATAAAAGCAAATGGTTACCAGTCTACAACAAACGAAAAAGTTTTCGCAGCAGGTGACTGCCGCCGTGGACAATCCCTTGTTGTCTGGGCGATCAGCGAAGGCCGTGAAGCAGCCCGCGCTGTGGACGAATTCCTGATGGGCGAGTCATTCCTGGAAGCAAAAGCAGTTTCTATGCTGAATCCGGTTTTTGCTCATGCCTGA
- a CDS encoding TatD family hydrolase, whose amino-acid sequence MIETHAHIYDEKYDDDRTEMLQRAWDLGIEQIWMPNCDHTTIPGMMQLAETYPDRCLPMIGLHPTYVKEGFEKELEIVEAWLEKYKFIAVGEIGMDLFWDKTFRAQQEEAFLYQCKLARKHNLWIDIHCRDAFWETVALIEKFADSSLTGIFHCFIGSLEEAQKAIDLGFKLGIGGVSTFKNGGLDKVIPFVDLENLVLETDSPYLAPTPYRGKRNEVSYIDLVAQRVADLKQITKQEVIATTTKTAKSLLTLAS is encoded by the coding sequence ATGATAGAAACGCATGCCCACATATATGATGAAAAGTACGACGATGACCGTACTGAAATGCTGCAACGTGCCTGGGATTTAGGAATCGAACAAATATGGATGCCCAATTGTGATCATACAACAATTCCGGGAATGATGCAGCTTGCAGAAACCTATCCGGACCGATGTTTGCCTATGATTGGTCTTCACCCTACTTATGTAAAAGAAGGTTTTGAAAAAGAATTGGAGATCGTGGAAGCGTGGCTGGAAAAATATAAATTCATTGCCGTTGGAGAAATCGGGATGGATTTATTTTGGGATAAAACTTTTCGTGCGCAGCAGGAAGAAGCTTTTTTATATCAATGTAAACTTGCCAGAAAACATAATCTCTGGATTGATATTCATTGTCGTGATGCATTTTGGGAAACTGTTGCATTGATTGAAAAATTTGCAGATTCTTCTTTAACTGGTATTTTCCATTGTTTTATAGGATCATTGGAAGAAGCGCAAAAGGCAATCGATTTGGGATTTAAGTTAGGTATCGGTGGTGTTTCTACGTTCAAAAATGGAGGTCTGGATAAGGTAATTCCATTTGTTGATCTGGAAAATCTCGTTTTGGAAACCGACAGTCCTTACCTTGCGCCAACTCCGTACCGCGGCAAAAGAAATGAAGTTTCTTACATCGATTTGGTCGCGCAGCGTGTTGCGGATTTGAAACAAATAACAAAACAGGAAGTCATTGCCACAACCACAAAAACAGCGAAATCTCTCTTAACTTTGGCGAGTTAA
- a CDS encoding phosphocholine-specific phospholipase C has protein sequence MNSRRDFLKKAALLSGTGAMANMLPAVIERAMAINPELGSTFYDAEHIVFLMQENRSFDHQLGTLQGVRGFNDPRAIQLPDKNKVWLQTNKEGETYGPFQLNVKDTKVAWMGSVPHGWTDQTDAMNGGKYDKWLDVKKARNKEYAKIPLTMGYCDRVDFPFYYSLADAFTVCDHNFCSSITGTHPNRHYFMTGTVREKNEVEAIAHLWNNSNYEYPELSWKTYPERLQENGISWKVYQNELTMGYGLKGEESAWLSNFGTNVLEYYKQYNVRLHEGGIANLQSKKENLLQQIGEMEKQPSDEKVSQRLAAAKKLLTLIETAQSRFTTETYNNLSEQAKEIHNKAFITNINDAYYHELEELKYDDKGTERELKVPKGDVFHQFRADVKNGTLPTASWLMPPAHFSDHPGQPWFGPWYVSEAMEILLENPEVWKKTIFIVTYDENDGYFDHMPPYTVPNPYKENTGKVSKGIDPKMDFATKTQQSNPSMQESNLREGSIGLGYRVPMIVASPWSRGGFVNSEVFDHTSSLQFLENFLEKKFSKKVKEENITQWRRTICGDLTSVFRPYNGETITKPDFLIRKPFIEGIHQAQFKNAPDNYKQLTKAEIEQINTNHHESPYFPKQEKGVRSACALPYENYVHTVYDKNKNSIGLSFKAGNKVFGNKATGSPFRVYAMNSYQNDPLKSWDYSVAAGDAIYDEFNLTDFEKENYHFRVYGPNGFFREFAGDKNNPLVKLTCTYEASRLNPSRLTGNVLITVTNNDTKPHVLTILDNSYKAKNQNKAIPAGAQTSIVLNLSKNYNWYDFSVKIKGFDSYQERFAGHVETGQVTKTDPLMGGIV, from the coding sequence ATGAATTCAAGGAGAGATTTTTTAAAGAAAGCCGCGCTTTTATCAGGTACGGGTGCGATGGCCAACATGTTACCGGCTGTGATTGAAAGAGCTATGGCCATAAATCCGGAACTCGGCAGTACCTTTTATGATGCTGAACACATCGTATTTCTAATGCAGGAAAACCGGTCATTTGATCATCAGCTTGGTACTTTGCAGGGTGTTCGCGGTTTTAATGATCCCCGCGCAATTCAACTTCCGGATAAAAATAAAGTTTGGCTGCAAACCAACAAAGAGGGTGAAACTTATGGACCTTTTCAGCTTAATGTAAAGGATACAAAAGTGGCCTGGATGGGCTCAGTTCCTCATGGCTGGACGGATCAGACGGATGCCATGAATGGTGGAAAATACGATAAATGGCTGGACGTAAAAAAGGCTAGAAATAAAGAATACGCAAAGATTCCATTGACAATGGGTTATTGCGACCGCGTGGATTTTCCCTTCTATTATTCGCTGGCTGATGCATTTACAGTTTGCGATCATAACTTTTGTTCAAGCATAACGGGAACGCACCCGAACCGTCATTATTTTATGACAGGAACCGTTCGTGAAAAAAATGAAGTGGAAGCAATCGCGCATTTGTGGAATAACAGTAATTATGAATACCCGGAATTAAGCTGGAAAACTTATCCGGAACGTTTGCAGGAAAATGGTATTTCATGGAAGGTTTACCAGAACGAGCTGACAATGGGTTATGGCCTGAAAGGCGAAGAAAGTGCCTGGCTCAGCAACTTTGGTACCAACGTTTTGGAATATTACAAACAGTATAATGTTCGGTTGCATGAAGGGGGAATTGCCAATTTGCAGTCAAAAAAGGAGAATCTTTTGCAGCAGATCGGAGAAATGGAAAAGCAGCCTTCGGACGAAAAAGTTTCTCAAAGGCTTGCAGCAGCTAAAAAACTCCTGACTTTAATTGAAACGGCGCAATCAAGATTTACGACTGAAACCTATAACAATCTTTCAGAGCAGGCGAAAGAGATTCATAATAAAGCATTTATAACAAACATAAACGACGCTTATTACCACGAGCTGGAAGAATTAAAATATGATGACAAAGGCACAGAAAGAGAATTGAAAGTGCCGAAAGGTGATGTTTTTCATCAATTCAGAGCGGATGTTAAAAATGGTACTTTGCCGACGGCATCGTGGCTAATGCCTCCTGCACATTTTTCCGATCATCCGGGTCAGCCGTGGTTTGGGCCCTGGTATGTGAGTGAAGCCATGGAAATTTTACTTGAAAATCCTGAGGTTTGGAAGAAGACTATTTTCATTGTTACCTATGATGAAAATGACGGATATTTTGACCACATGCCGCCTTACACTGTACCAAACCCGTACAAGGAAAATACAGGAAAAGTATCGAAAGGCATTGATCCGAAAATGGATTTTGCAACAAAAACGCAGCAGAGTAATCCATCCATGCAGGAGAGTAATCTTCGGGAAGGTTCGATTGGCTTAGGATACCGCGTTCCTATGATTGTTGCATCACCTTGGTCTCGCGGTGGTTTTGTTAATTCCGAGGTTTTTGATCATACTTCATCTTTGCAATTTTTGGAAAATTTCCTTGAAAAGAAATTTAGTAAAAAGGTGAAAGAGGAAAATATCACTCAATGGCGCCGGACAATTTGTGGTGATTTGACTTCAGTTTTCAGACCTTATAATGGAGAGACAATTACCAAACCTGATTTTTTAATTAGAAAACCATTTATTGAAGGAATTCATCAGGCTCAATTTAAAAATGCTCCCGATAATTACAAGCAATTAACAAAGGCAGAAATTGAGCAGATTAATACCAATCATCACGAATCTCCATATTTCCCAAAACAGGAAAAAGGCGTGAGATCTGCCTGTGCATTGCCTTATGAAAATTATGTTCATACGGTTTATGACAAAAATAAAAACAGTATTGGGTTATCATTCAAAGCCGGAAACAAAGTGTTTGGTAATAAAGCCACGGGTTCACCATTTCGTGTATATGCGATGAATTCATACCAAAATGATCCGCTAAAATCCTGGGATTATAGTGTTGCGGCTGGTGACGCAATTTATGACGAATTCAATCTGACTGATTTTGAAAAGGAAAATTACCATTTCCGGGTTTATGGCCCGAATGGATTTTTTAGAGAATTTGCCGGGGACAAAAATAATCCATTGGTTAAACTTACTTGCACGTACGAAGCAAGCAGGCTCAATCCGTCACGATTAACGGGGAATGTGTTGATCACGGTTACCAATAATGACACAAAACCACACGTTTTAACGATACTGGATAATAGTTATAAAGCCAAAAATCAGAATAAAGCGATACCAGCCGGAGCTCAAACTTCGATCGTTTTAAATTTATCTAAAAATTATAACTGGTACGATTTCAGCGTAAAAATTAAAGGATTTGATTCTTACCAGGAACGTTTTGCCGGTCATGTTGAAACTGGCCAAGTAACTAAAACGGATCCTTTGATGGGGGGAATTGTTTAA